The Oryzias latipes chromosome 1, ASM223467v1 genome contains a region encoding:
- the LOC101160962 gene encoding E3 ubiquitin-protein ligase RBBP6 isoform X1, whose translation MSCVHYKFSSKLDYNTVTFDGLHITLSELKRQIMARERLKATDCDLQITNAQTREEYTDDEAHIPKHASVIVRRTPLGGVKPAGRTFIVDRSDTSVVGSSRPTDSSPSLSLAQLAKTANLVDANASEEDKIKAMMTQSNHDYDPANYSKKAIGPPPAHYTCFRCGKAGHYIRQCPLPVVQDKSADGPKPVKISKGIPQSFMVKADPGTKGAMLTSTGEYAIPAIDAEAYAQGKKERPPFVPHEQSSSEDDTDPIPDELLCPICNDLMTDAVVIPCCGNSYCDECIRTALLDSEEHICSSCNQSDVSPDNLIANKFLRQAVNNFKNETGYTKHGRKQVQQAVPPPPRPQLVRPLHSRQQDPLLANFSNPPSTSTATTAPKTENLPVGTPSAFSPSTPSPPHAEAASEEPNASPATAPVSDHHSPVHSSSQGEPPPPGEVDEADPEPAVKQESSGKSESATQRYNLPVISHLPPSRPHHSSGHQSRHNQSHRGGGRHWNRNRGEQTHLQAPLPPVPAPQVYPSPLYPPPTQPYLPPYSSGPGLIPPPIISYQPQPVFAPGPPVLNPPWVPPGAQPPLLPLPPMAQPLLSKEDFYRPRHHRQDKATSKLDEFTKDFHEELIKYRNAPKRRRPSYPRSRSYSRSPFSRSPYSRSRSRSRSRSRSRSYSFSPSRSRSRSHGRSYTRSPYSRRNGRSYGRSRTRSRSRSRSFGYRRSGSPRSPFRVWEGAEGAGPYRSRSRSPGGFRSRSPGGRRLPPRELLPYDLKGHSPTGHDRWERERYRQWEKEYTDWYNKYYKDYDTQHPSMHHRSHSSREGEREKMPSSRDYSPQGRGRRGRDERGGPPHYLPTSSSTGNKSSSKLMRSKKIKRKTGEEGEASHHSLDRGDATPVRDEPMDEMSSQSKTPPISSKASAGAAPSKASASKSTGVLSKTTTKSTSKTVSDKTKKEKGSNGKTKGKTESVKVKSEGVKVKKKTAEGVMTKKKDSSSSSASKLLKTVKDASNLTTTKKEKSKISVRSTAVKTPPLSSQNPFPSLHEGSRSDHDLRGRRDPPQSLLSLPHQHGLPHLPRPSSPIDNRRRMGEECRSLLRPPGKLRRIDGIEGGGDVLSHSHLPHQLGLHRFSAPSDRLSNLPPMQVSRDLVRGDSDRSAIRPLMDIPKPMRRIKLNRDLGRRGSTEATSLDKAPFGLDKITNSTLDRSAASIVSEGNGVSPAGENERKDPSASVERPVSRDRPGAGGDKRHSSDIDRDRLSASERDRERPSTLERDRERPSTLERDRERPSILERDRERPSTLERDRERPSTLERDREKPSTSERERDRPSTSEKDRSATSERDRDRSSASERDRERSSTSEKDRERPTTSEKDRERPSASEKERERPPASERERDRPSASERDRDRLSASERDREKPSASERDRDRASGSGRDRERPSTAERDQDKSVSDRDQDKASASERGRDRSAFDKDRLVGSKEKDKVSSTGLEKAAVDRDKEVEKSAKPEKKNSNSGSGGGRSVCLDKMTIGEKSAITRRPSDHQERPSVSSKERGESSDKAAKSDRSTSSDRTERSGLKGEKSSAPVREGVKDRQPMSVKSKPRLSRKALSSHAVSSTRPSQEKNQNSEKELKSVTSKPVKPPSSSPSSSPSVSPANLEPLIQPPPRSKWEKEDDEEGQEDVLPAAIKEPSPVKHRSQVREVLSEAAKPIRSEYREVSREERRGVGREEKKRKSARDEGKGVRTSQTDSSKQVKAKVTKDEGRGAKEEKKSSGREEERRGEREEGRGVTGKEERAVESRGGGQEGSRGPEPKRQRLCSDLTRETDEAAFVPDYSEGEGSEAEGGRSGRSISPSLSQLSVSQPSRSPTMSNHSSSATTTTTDKKKKKHKKHKKHKKHKKHSSQDKEGEPKTHKHKKKKHKKNKDKETEEDEKKMDKEEEVPPC comes from the exons ACGGATTCTTCTCCTTCTTTGTCTCTTGCCCAGCTTGCCAAG ACCGCTAATCTGGTTGACGCAAATGCGTCAGAGGAGGACAAGATTAAAGCCATGATGACTCAATCGAATCATGATTATGACCCAGCAAA TTACTCAAAGAAGGCAATTGGACCCCCACCTGCTCACTATACTTGCTTTCGTTGTGGAAAGGCGGGTCACTACATTCGTCAATGCCCTTTGCCAGtg gTGCAAGACAAAAGCGCAGACGGTCCTAAACCTGTAAAAATCAGTAAGGGCATCCCTCAGAGCTTCATGGTGAAAGCTGACCCCGGCACCAAGGGAGCCATGTTGACCAGCACTGGAGAATATGCCATACCTGCCATTGATGC GGAGGCGTATGCTCAAGGAAAGAAGGAGCGTCCTCCTTTCGTTCCACATGAGCAATCGTCATCCGAGGATGATACAGACCCAATCCCAGATGAACTGCTGTGCCCCATCTGCAATGATCTGATGACAGATGCTGTGGTTATACCCTGCTGTGGAAACAGTTACTGTGATGAAT GTATCCGAACTGCATTGTTGGACTCAGAGGAGCACATCTGCTCGTCATGCAATCAGTCTGACGTTTCACCCGATAATCTGATTGCCAACAAGTTTCTTCGACAG GCTGTGAACAACTTCAAGAATGAGACGGGATACACCAAACATGGGCGCAAACAAGTCCAGCAGGCTGTCCCTCCCCCACCACGTCCCCAGTTGGTCAGGCCTCTTCATTCTAGGCAGCAGGACCCTCTGCTGGCCAATTTCTCTAACCCACCTTCAACAAGTACAGCCACAACAGCTCCCAAAACGGAAAACCTGCCCGTTGGCACTCCTTCTGCATTCTCTCCTTCAACTCCGAGTCCACCTCATGCAGAGGCTGCCTCTGAAGAGCCAAATGCTTCTCCAGCTACTGCACCTGTTTCTGACCACCATTCTCCAGTGCACTCCAGCAGCCAGGGAGAACCACCCCCACCTGG TGAAGTTGATGAGGCTGATCCAGAGCCTGCTGTGAAACAGGAGTCTTCAGGAAAATCAGAAAGTGCAACACAG aGATACAATTTGCCAGTTATTAGTCACCTTCCACCTTCAAGGCCTCATCATTCCTCAG GCCACCAGTCACGACACAATCAGTCCCACAGAGGTGGAGGCAGACACTG GAACAGAAACAGAGGGGAACAGACTCACCTACAGGCGCCTCTACCTCCTGTACCTGCTCCTCAAGTCTACCCATCTCCCCTCTACCCACCCCCAACACAGCCGTATCTACCTCCGTACAGCTCTGGGCCCGGGCTTATCCCTCCACCCATTATCAGTTACCAGCCCCAGCCTGTATTTGCCCCTGGACCTCCAGTGCTAAACCCTCCCTGGGTTCCCCCTGGTGCCCAGCCTCCTCTTCTCCCTTTACCACCTATGGCACAGCCTCTGCTTTCTAAGGAGGATTTCTACAGACCAAGACACCACAGACAAGACAA agCTACATCCAAACTTGATGAGTTTACTAAAGACTTTCATGAAGAGCTTATCAAGTATAGAAATGCACCAAAAAGAAGAAGGCCATCTTACCCCAG gtCCCGGTCATACAGTCGCTCACCATTCAGCCGTTCTCCGTATTCTCGCTCTAGATCAAGATCTAGATCCAGATCAAGATCCAGGTCTTACTCCTTTTCTCCAAGTCGGTCACGTTCACGTTCCCATGGCCGATCCTATACACGCTCCCCTTACTCTAGACGAAACGGACGCAGTTATGGACGCTCACGGACAAGGTCACGCTCCCGCTCAAGGTCTTTTGGCTACCGGCGGTCTGGTTCGCCACGTTCTCCCTTTCGAGTCTGGGAAGGAGCTGAAGGGGCTGGACCCTACCGGTCACGGTCCCGTTCCCCTGGTGGCTTTCGAAGCCGCAGCCCTGGTGGGCGGAGGCTGCCCCCTCGAGAGTTACTTCCTTATGACCTCAAAGGGCACAGCCCCACTGGCCACGATCGTTGGGAAAGAGAGCGGTACCGACAATGGGAGAAGGAGTACACAGACTGGTACAACAAATACTACAAAGACTATGACACccagcatccatccatgcatcacaggagccacagcagcagagagggcGAGAGGGAGAAAATGCCCTCATCCAGAGATTACTCACCTCAGGGGAGGGGACGAAGAGGACGAGACGAGAGAGGGGGTCCTCCTCATTATTTACCCACATCATCTTCTACAGGGAACAAGTCCAGCTCTAAACTCATGagatcaaagaaaataaaaaggaagacGGGGGAGGAAGGAGAAGCTTCACACCACTCACTGGACAGAGGGGATGCCACCCCTGTCAGAGATGAGCCAATGGATGAAATGTCTTCACAATCGAAAACACCTCCCATCTCATCAAAGGCTTCCGCTGGTGCAGCACCTTCTAAAGCTTCAGCCTCCAAAAGTACAGGTGTGCTTTCTAAAACCACCACCAAGTCCACTTCCAAGACTGTgtctgataaaacaaaaaaagagaagggtTCAAATGGTAAAACTAAAGGTAAGACGGAGAGTGTGAAGGTGAAGAGTGAAGGTGTAAAGGTGAAGAAAAAGACGGCAGAGGGTGTGATGACAAAGAAGAAAgattcttcatcttcctctgcttccAAACTGCTGAAGACTGTCAAAGATGCCTCCAATTTGACCACTACTAAAAAGGAGAAGAGCAAGATCTCTGTGAGATCCACGGCGGTGAAGACTCCTCCCCTGTCTTCCCAGAACCCCTTTCCTTCTCTTCACGAAGGCTCAAGATCAGACCATGACTTGCGGGGTAGAAGAGATCCCCCACAGAGTCTTCTTTCCCTCCCGCATCAACATGGACTCCCACACCTGCCCCGCCCTTCGTCGCCAATAGACAATCGAAGAAGGATGGGTGAAGAATGCCGCTCTTTACTTAGACCTCCTGGGAAGCTGAGGAGAATAGATGGTATAGAGGGTGGAGGGGACGTCCTCTCTCATTCGCATCTTCCACATCAGTTGGGTCTTCACAGATTTTCAGCCCCTTCTGACAGACTGTCCAATTTACCTCCTATGCAAGTGAGTCGTGACCTGGTCCGGGGTGATTCGGATCGATCAGCCATTAGACCTTTGATGGACATTCCG aaaccaatgaggAGGATCAAGTTGAACAGAGATCTGGGGAGAAGAGGTAGCACAGAGGCAACATCCTTGGACAAAGCACCCTTTGGTCTAGATAAGATAACCAACTCCACGTTAGATCGTTCGGCTGCTTCCATTGTTTCTGAAGGAAATGGAGTCAGTCCAGCTGGAGAAAATGAACGAAAAGATCCATCAGCATCTGTAGAAAGGCCTGTCTCCAGAGACAGACCAGGAGCCGGAGGAGACAAACGTCACAGCTCAGACATTGACCGAGATAGACTTTCTGCTTCTGAAAGGGATCGAGAGAGACCTTCCACTCTAGAAAGGGATCGAGAGAGACCTTCCACTCTAGAAAGGGATCGAGAGAGACCATCCATCCTAGAAAGGGATCGAGAGAGACCTTCCACCCTAGAAAGGGATCGAGAGAGACCTTCCACCCTAGAAAGGGATCGAGAAAAACCTTCCACTTCAGAAAGGGAGCGTGATAGACCTTCCACTTCAGAGAAAGATAGGTCTGCCACTTCAGAGAGAGACAGGGATAGATCTTCCGCTTCAGAAAGGGATCGAGAGAGATCTTCCACTTCAGAAAAGGATCGAGAGAGACCTACCACTTCAGAAAAAGATAGAGAGAGACCTTCCGCTTCAGAAAAGGAGCGTGAAAGACCTCCCGCTTCAGAAAGGGAGCGTGATAGACCTTCTGCTTCCGAAAGAGATCGAGATAGGTTATCCGCTTCAGAAAGAGATCGGGAAAAGCCATCTGCGTCAGAAAGAGATCGAGATAGAGCTTCGGGTTCTGGAAGGGATCGAGAAAGACCCTCTACTGCAGAAAGAGATCAAGATAAATCTGTTTCAGATCGAGATCAAGATAAAGCTTCTGCTTCAGAAAGAGGACGAGATCGATCTGCTTTTGACAAGGACCGACTTGTGGGGtctaaagaaaaagacaaggtCTCTAGTACTGGCTTGGAGAAAGCAGCAGTGGACAGAGACAAAGAGGTTGAGAAGTCagcaaaaccagaaaaaaagaactccAATAGTGGAAGTGGAGGAGGCAGGTCGGTCTGTTTAGATAAGATGACTATTGGCGAGAAATCTGCCATAACTAGGAGGCCGTCTGACCATCAGGAGAGACCTAGTGTGTCCTCCAAGGAGAGAGGGGAGAGCTCAGACAAAGCCGCTAAATCTGACAG AAGTACATCCAGTGACAGAACAGAGAGGAGTGGCCTTAAAGGAGAGAAATCATCTGCTCCCGTCAGGGAAG GCGTGAAAGATCGACAACCGATGTCTGTGAAGAGTAAACCAAGGCTCAGCCGAAAGGCTCTGTCGAGCCACGCGGTCTCTTCAACCAG ACCAAGCCAAGAAAAGAATCAGAATTCTGAGAAAGAGCTGAAGAGCGTAACCTCCAAACCAGTAAAGCCGCCCTCATCCAGCCCTTCCAGCAGCCCAAGTGTCAGCCCGGCCAACCTGGAGCCGCTCATTCAGCCTCCTCCTCGCTCCAAATGGGAGaaagaagatgatgaagagggcCAGGAAGATGTTCTCCCTGCAGCCATCAAGGAGCCTTCACCTGTAAAGCATAGGAGTCAGGTCAGAGAGGTGCTCTCTGAAGCCGCTAAACCCATCAGGAGCGAGTACCGAGAGGTTTCaagggaggagaggagaggagtgggtagagaggagaagaaaaggaaatCAGCGAGGGATGAGGGTAAAGGTGTCAGGACTTCACAAACAGACTCCAGCAAGCAAGTCAAAGCCAAAGTTACCAAGGATGAGGGCAGAGGGGCAAAAGAGGAGAAGAAATCTTCaggaagagaggaggagagaagagGGGAAAGAGAGGAAGGGCGAGGAGTGACAGGGAAAGAGGAGAGAGCAGTtgagagcagaggaggaggacaagAGGGGAGTCGTGGCCCAGAGCCCAAGCGACAGCGCTTATGCTCCGACCTGACACGGGAGACTGATGAGGCGGCCTTTGTGCCCGATTACAGTGAAGGTGAGGGCTCGGAGGCGGAGGGGGGGAGGAGCGGCAGGAGCATCAGCCCCTCCCTCAGCCAACTGTCAGTCAGCCAGCCGTCCCGCAGCCCCACCATGAGCAACCACAGTAGCTCagccaccaccaccaccacggacaagaagaagaagaaacacaagaaacacaaaaaacacaagaagcaCAAAAAGCACAGCAGCCAGGACAAAGAAGGAGAGCCCAAAAcgcacaaacacaagaaaaagaaacacaaaaagaataaagacaAGGAGACAGAGGAGGATGAAAAGAAGATGGACAAAGAAGAGGAGGTTCCTCCATGCTAA